A window of the Fuscovulum sp. genome harbors these coding sequences:
- a CDS encoding tagatose-bisphosphate aldolase: protein MTGMTTAERRGYQMICGDEGAMMVVACDQRGGMRTLLAATPEEQAKIGIDVLGATKIDIGSHLARHATAILVDPVCALPGMIDEGHLHKSTALLVGLDDSGFGTTPEGYRISKLVPGITARRVRELGGTGGKIMVYLRSDIPAANTQNIALLKQVIDDFAAEDLLLVVEFLTYALPDEDKATHAKAIPALIEGGSRICLDLGSKVLKIPFPGTAEACANITRMAGDVPWAVLSAGVDHATFLGQVETAMANGASGVIAGRSLWKDCISLDRDVTRERLTTMAVPRLRELQAVIGRHMPRG from the coding sequence GCGCGGCGGTATGCGGACCCTTCTCGCCGCCACGCCCGAGGAACAGGCAAAGATCGGCATTGATGTGCTTGGGGCCACGAAGATCGACATTGGCTCCCATCTTGCCCGTCACGCCACGGCGATTCTGGTCGATCCGGTCTGCGCATTGCCGGGTATGATTGACGAAGGGCATCTGCACAAATCGACTGCGCTGCTGGTCGGGCTGGATGATTCCGGATTTGGCACCACGCCCGAAGGCTATCGCATCTCAAAGCTTGTTCCCGGCATCACCGCGCGCCGTGTGCGGGAACTGGGCGGCACGGGTGGCAAGATCATGGTCTATCTGCGGTCCGACATTCCGGCTGCCAACACCCAGAACATCGCCCTTCTGAAACAGGTGATCGACGATTTCGCCGCCGAAGACCTGCTGCTGGTCGTAGAGTTTCTCACATACGCCCTGCCGGATGAGGACAAGGCCACCCATGCGAAAGCCATTCCCGCGCTGATCGAAGGTGGGTCGCGCATCTGCCTCGACCTTGGGTCCAAGGTGCTCAAGATCCCGTTCCCCGGCACGGCCGAGGCCTGCGCCAACATCACCCGGATGGCGGGCGATGTGCCCTGGGCGGTGTTGTCGGCAGGCGTCGATCATGCCACCTTCCTTGGACAGGTGGAGACGGCGATGGCGAATGGCGCATCCGGTGTGATTGCAGGGCGGTCCCTGTGGAAGGATTGCATCTCGCTCGACCGTGACGTTACACGCGAACGGCTGACCACGATGGCCGTACCCCGCTTGCGGGAACTTCAGGCCGTCATCGGGCGGCACATGCCGCGCGGTTGA